One window from the genome of Erwinia sorbitola encodes:
- a CDS encoding TetR/AcrR family transcriptional regulator, producing MEQRDSAGVLGLTSTRARTRRLLIDTAMKMFDSGAFPSITEVAQEAQLSRATAYRYFPTQSALVSAIVAETLSPIKNWQPTKQDANARIDELLSFAFPRMLQHEGTLRAALHLSLTQWAQSQSIDAVPLKEKLVRGNRKAMLTQVVEPLNKELTPDLMDRVVRSLSLVYGSEIFLVMKDIWGCDNDELQDIGKWIAKAIVRQAREDALTP from the coding sequence GTGGAGCAAAGGGATTCCGCTGGCGTTTTGGGCTTAACATCAACACGAGCCAGAACGCGCCGCTTATTGATTGATACTGCGATGAAAATGTTTGATAGCGGGGCATTTCCATCAATCACCGAAGTTGCACAGGAGGCACAGCTGTCTCGCGCTACCGCCTATCGCTACTTCCCGACTCAGAGCGCGCTGGTTTCAGCCATTGTTGCTGAAACACTTAGCCCGATCAAAAACTGGCAGCCCACCAAACAGGATGCCAACGCACGCATTGATGAACTGCTGAGTTTCGCCTTCCCGCGTATGCTGCAACATGAAGGTACGCTGCGGGCGGCGCTTCATCTGTCGCTGACACAGTGGGCGCAGTCGCAGTCAATTGATGCCGTGCCGTTGAAAGAGAAACTGGTGCGGGGAAATCGTAAAGCGATGCTGACTCAGGTGGTGGAGCCGCTCAACAAAGAGCTGACGCCAGACCTGATGGATCGCGTCGTGCGCTCGCTGTCACTGGTATATGGTTCGGAGATTTTCCTGGTGATGAAGGATATCTGGGGCTGTGATAACGACGAGCTACAGGATATTGGTAAGTGGATCGCCAAAGCGATTGTGCGCCAGGCTCGGGAAGATGCACTGACGCCTTAG
- a CDS encoding Tm-1-like ATP-binding domain-containing protein has translation MKNHSGSVYVVATADTKGRELFYVRDLIAQTGLNVVTVDLSTQPLSSAFAGNIPAAMVADYHPQGRDFVFCGDRGKAIGAMAQAFEIFLSQRDDIAGIIGLGGSGGTALITPAMQALPVGVPKLMVSTMASGDISGYIGASDIAMLYSVTDVAGLNRISRQVLGNAAHQIAGAVHFPLPAGVYDKPAIGLTMFGVTTPCVEAVSAALEDDYDCLVFHATGSGGKAMEKLADSNMLAGMLDLTTTEVCDLLFDGVLACGDDRFDALARSKRPCVLSCGALDMVNFGHPASVPEKYASRLFYHHNSQVTLMRTTVEENVKMARWIAEKLNRCEGEIRFLIPEGGFSALDAVGQPFWSPEADQAFISTLETYCTQTERRQIIRLPWNINDPQFAAEAVAQFRQIMPQGR, from the coding sequence ATGAAAAATCATAGTGGATCTGTCTACGTTGTCGCGACAGCGGATACTAAAGGAAGGGAACTGTTTTACGTGCGCGATCTCATTGCGCAAACAGGCCTGAATGTGGTAACGGTTGATCTGTCTACTCAACCACTTAGCAGCGCTTTTGCCGGAAATATCCCCGCCGCTATGGTGGCAGATTATCACCCGCAGGGGCGCGATTTTGTGTTCTGTGGCGATCGCGGTAAAGCGATTGGGGCGATGGCACAAGCTTTTGAGATTTTCCTTAGTCAGCGTGATGATATTGCAGGAATCATCGGGCTGGGGGGATCAGGCGGTACGGCACTTATCACTCCGGCGATGCAGGCGCTGCCGGTGGGTGTACCCAAACTGATGGTTTCAACTATGGCTTCCGGTGATATATCGGGATATATCGGTGCCAGCGATATCGCTATGCTCTATTCGGTAACCGATGTTGCCGGACTGAACCGGATTTCACGGCAGGTTCTTGGAAATGCTGCTCATCAGATTGCAGGAGCAGTGCATTTCCCGCTGCCTGCCGGAGTCTATGATAAACCTGCCATTGGCCTGACAATGTTTGGCGTCACCACCCCCTGCGTGGAAGCCGTCAGCGCTGCGCTGGAAGATGACTATGACTGCCTTGTATTCCATGCTACCGGCAGCGGCGGCAAGGCAATGGAGAAGCTGGCAGACAGTAATATGCTGGCTGGAATGCTCGATCTGACCACGACAGAAGTCTGCGATTTGCTATTTGACGGTGTGCTGGCCTGTGGTGACGATCGTTTTGATGCACTGGCCCGCAGCAAGCGCCCGTGCGTGCTATCCTGCGGCGCGCTGGATATGGTGAACTTTGGTCATCCCGCCAGCGTGCCGGAAAAATACGCCTCACGCCTGTTCTACCATCACAACTCTCAGGTGACGCTGATGCGCACCACTGTGGAAGAAAATGTGAAGATGGCGCGCTGGATTGCTGAGAAACTGAATCGCTGTGAGGGTGAGATACGTTTCCTGATCCCTGAAGGGGGCTTTTCAGCGCTGGATGCGGTGGGCCAGCCGTTTTGGTCACCGGAGGCCGATCAGGCGTTTATCTCCACCCTGGAGACATACTGTACACAGACCGAGCGGCGCCAGATTATCCGTCTGCCGTGGAATATCAATGACCCGCAGTTCGCCGCTGAAGCCGTCGCTCAATTTCGTCAAATTATGCCGCAAGGAAGATAA
- a CDS encoding phosphoenolpyruvate hydrolase family protein — protein MPAFTRQQLLTKFREMIARREPIIGGGAGTGLSAKCEEAGGIDLIVIYNSGRYRMAGRGSLAGLLAYGNANEIVVDMAKEVLPVVKNTPVLAGVNGTDPFCNFDKFLDDLKALGFSGVQNFPTVGLIDGNFRANLEETGMGYGLEVEMIALAHQKEMLTTPYVFSAADAQAMTAAGADIIVPHMGLTTGGNIGASTALQLKDCVPLVNEWAAAAKAVREDVIVLCHGGPISSPQDAQYIMDNCPQCDGFYGASSMERLPTEVALTETTRQFKNISR, from the coding sequence ATGCCCGCTTTTACCCGTCAGCAGCTGCTGACTAAATTCAGAGAGATGATTGCCCGTCGTGAACCGATTATCGGCGGTGGTGCAGGCACCGGGCTGTCGGCCAAATGTGAAGAGGCTGGCGGTATCGATCTGATCGTGATCTACAATTCCGGGCGCTATCGCATGGCCGGACGCGGTTCCCTTGCCGGGCTGCTGGCTTACGGTAATGCCAATGAGATCGTGGTCGATATGGCTAAAGAAGTGCTGCCGGTAGTGAAGAATACTCCGGTACTGGCCGGTGTGAATGGCACCGATCCTTTCTGCAATTTCGATAAGTTTCTTGATGACCTTAAGGCACTCGGCTTTTCCGGTGTGCAGAACTTCCCGACCGTCGGGCTGATTGACGGTAACTTCCGCGCCAACCTTGAAGAGACCGGCATGGGTTACGGGCTGGAAGTGGAGATGATCGCACTGGCGCATCAGAAAGAGATGCTGACCACGCCGTATGTCTTCAGCGCGGCAGATGCGCAGGCAATGACTGCCGCCGGTGCCGATATTATTGTGCCCCATATGGGGCTGACCACCGGTGGGAATATCGGTGCGTCGACCGCCTTGCAGCTGAAAGACTGTGTTCCTCTGGTTAATGAATGGGCCGCCGCGGCGAAAGCGGTACGCGAAGACGTCATTGTGCTGTGTCACGGTGGGCCGATCTCCAGCCCGCAAGATGCACAGTACATTATGGATAATTGTCCGCAGTGCGATGGGTTCTATGGCGCAAGCTCAATGGAACGCCTGCCTACGGAAGTTGCTCTGACTGAAACGACCCGTCAGTTCAAGAATATCAGCCGCTAA
- the mltC gene encoding membrane-bound lytic murein transglycosylase MltC — protein sequence MKKKLISLLIIAPLLVSCSGKKHNASNEDWIKDTNGFDILMGQFAHNIENIWGMNEVLIAGPKDYVKYSDQYYTRSHINFDAGSITIETIAGTDPTASLRQAIITTLLIGEDPGNADLYSDAKDIQISKEPLLYGQVLDNTGQPIRWQGRAASFADYLIQNKLQRRNSGLHVIWSVTIPMVPNHLDKRAHRYLPMVRKAAERYGVDQSLILAIMQIESSFNPYAVSHSDALGLMQVVQHTAGVDVFRMKGKWGKPSRSYLLDPENNIDAGTAYLSLLQGSYLSGISNPTSRRYAVITAYNGGAGSVLRVFSSDKDRAFSAINNLSPAEVYQKLTTSHPSAESRRYLYKVNNAQKSYHRY from the coding sequence ATGAAGAAAAAACTAATAAGTTTGCTGATTATTGCGCCACTGCTGGTTTCCTGCTCAGGCAAGAAACATAACGCCTCTAATGAAGACTGGATTAAAGACACCAACGGTTTTGATATTTTGATGGGACAGTTTGCCCACAACATCGAAAATATCTGGGGAATGAATGAAGTCCTGATCGCTGGCCCAAAAGACTATGTAAAATATAGCGATCAATACTATACGCGCAGCCACATTAACTTCGATGCCGGTAGCATCACCATTGAGACCATTGCCGGTACCGATCCGACGGCCAGCCTGCGTCAGGCGATTATCACTACTTTATTGATCGGGGAAGATCCGGGTAATGCCGATCTCTATTCTGACGCCAAAGATATTCAGATCAGTAAAGAGCCACTGCTTTACGGCCAGGTGCTGGATAATACCGGCCAGCCTATCCGCTGGCAGGGGCGAGCCGCCAGCTTTGCTGACTACCTGATCCAGAATAAGCTCCAGCGCCGAAATTCCGGCCTGCATGTGATCTGGTCGGTCACCATTCCGATGGTGCCAAACCACCTCGATAAACGTGCGCACCGATATCTGCCAATGGTACGCAAAGCCGCTGAACGCTACGGCGTCGATCAGTCGCTGATCCTGGCAATTATGCAAATCGAATCCAGCTTCAACCCATATGCAGTCAGCCATTCTGATGCTCTGGGTCTGATGCAGGTAGTGCAGCATACTGCCGGAGTGGATGTATTCCGCATGAAGGGTAAATGGGGCAAACCAAGCCGCAGCTATCTGCTGGATCCGGAAAACAATATCGACGCCGGTACAGCTTATTTATCACTGTTGCAGGGTAGCTATCTGTCCGGTATCAGCAACCCGACCTCACGCCGTTATGCGGTGATCACCGCTTATAACGGTGGTGCGGGCAGCGTACTGCGGGTGTTCTCCAGCGATAAAGACCGCGCCTTCAGCGCGATTAACAATTTATCGCCTGCTGAAGTGTACCAGAAGCTGACTACCAGCCATCCGTCTGCGGAGTCACGCCGTTACCTGTATAAAGTGAACAACGCGCAGAAGAGCTACCACCGCTACTGA
- a CDS encoding oxidative damage protection protein gives MSRTIFCTFLQREAEGQDFQLYPGDTGKRIYNEISKEAWSKWMAKQTMLINEKKLSMMNPDDRKLLEQEMIKFLFEGHDVHIEGYTPPEE, from the coding sequence ATGAGCCGAACCATTTTTTGTACGTTCCTGCAACGTGAAGCCGAAGGGCAGGATTTCCAGCTATATCCTGGGGATACAGGCAAGCGCATTTATAACGAGATTTCAAAAGAAGCATGGTCAAAATGGATGGCGAAACAAACCATGCTGATCAACGAAAAGAAACTCAGCATGATGAACCCCGATGACCGTAAGCTGCTGGAACAAGAGATGATTAAGTTTCTCTTCGAAGGGCACGATGTTCATATTGAAGGTTATACCCCGCCGGAAGAATAA
- the mutY gene encoding A/G-specific adenine glycosylase, whose translation MQAAQFSHQVLEWYQRYGRKTLPWQLEKTPYKVWLSEVMLQQTQVATVIPYFERFMARFPGISDLAAAPLDEVLHLWTGLGYYARARNLHKAAITVVEKHGGVFPQTIEEVEALPGVGRSTAGAILSLALGKHFPILDGNVKRVLARCYAVEGWPGKKEVEKRLWKISEEVTPAEGVSQFNQAMMDLGAMVCTRSKPKCEICPLNPGCIARAHDSWAQYPGKKPKQTIPERTGYLLLMQQGQDVWLEQRPPVGLWGGLFCFPQYGDESELRQALRQRGVDDSKLQQMIAFRHTFSHFHLDIVPMWLELPSARAAMDDVPGLWYNLAQPPAVGLAAPVERLLQQLRQPQQIALSVRVTEEEE comes from the coding sequence ATGCAGGCAGCGCAGTTTTCGCATCAGGTACTGGAATGGTATCAGCGCTATGGGCGTAAAACCCTGCCGTGGCAGCTGGAGAAAACACCTTACAAAGTCTGGCTTTCGGAGGTGATGCTGCAACAGACGCAGGTCGCTACCGTTATTCCCTATTTTGAACGCTTTATGGCGCGCTTTCCTGGCATTAGCGATCTGGCGGCGGCACCGCTTGATGAAGTGCTGCACCTGTGGACCGGCCTCGGCTATTACGCACGGGCGCGTAATCTGCATAAAGCGGCGATAACCGTGGTAGAAAAACACGGCGGCGTCTTTCCACAAACCATAGAAGAAGTCGAGGCCCTGCCCGGCGTCGGACGCTCCACCGCCGGGGCGATCCTCTCGCTGGCTTTGGGTAAACATTTCCCGATCCTTGATGGTAACGTCAAACGTGTTCTGGCTCGCTGCTACGCGGTTGAGGGCTGGCCGGGGAAGAAAGAGGTGGAGAAGCGGCTGTGGAAAATCAGCGAAGAAGTCACCCCAGCGGAGGGCGTCAGCCAGTTCAACCAGGCGATGATGGATCTCGGCGCGATGGTGTGTACCCGCTCGAAACCCAAATGTGAGATTTGTCCGCTCAATCCTGGCTGTATTGCCCGTGCTCACGACAGCTGGGCGCAGTACCCGGGGAAGAAACCGAAACAGACTATTCCTGAACGCACCGGCTACCTGTTACTGATGCAGCAGGGCCAGGATGTTTGGCTGGAACAGCGTCCGCCTGTAGGGCTGTGGGGCGGATTATTCTGTTTCCCACAGTATGGTGATGAGTCAGAACTGCGTCAGGCGCTCCGGCAGCGCGGCGTGGACGACAGTAAACTGCAACAGATGATCGCCTTCCGCCATACCTTCAGTCACTTCCACCTGGATATTGTACCAATGTGGCTTGAGCTGCCTTCTGCCCGTGCGGCAATGGATGATGTGCCAGGTCTCTGGTATAACTTAGCGCAGCCGCCCGCCGTGGGGCTGGCCGCGCCGGTAGAGCGCCTGCTACAGCAGTTACGCCAGCCACAACAGATAGCGTTGAGTGTTCGTGTAACAGAAGAGGAAGAGTAA